The Methylomarinum vadi genome has a window encoding:
- a CDS encoding DUF3368 domain-containing protein, whose translation MDLLPALFGKVLATQAVVDECSKGSGHDAVLIQEVFRTEGFRCIDTPDFKHALSRSLGVGELSCIEFALQQSAESVLLIMDDALARKQALRLQLNIVGTAALLFVAEKKGLIADAESFIELLNKSGHRISPSVVTILKKKHSSK comes from the coding sequence TTGGATTTGTTGCCGGCGCTGTTCGGCAAAGTATTGGCAACTCAGGCTGTCGTGGATGAATGCTCAAAAGGCAGTGGGCATGATGCCGTTTTGATTCAAGAAGTTTTTCGGACTGAGGGCTTTCGATGTATCGATACGCCGGACTTTAAACACGCTTTGTCTCGCAGTCTTGGCGTAGGCGAACTTTCTTGTATCGAATTCGCATTACAACAATCAGCCGAATCGGTACTGTTGATTATGGATGATGCATTAGCGCGCAAACAAGCTTTACGTTTACAACTAAACATCGTCGGAACGGCGGCGTTATTATTCGTCGCCGAAAAAAAGGGTTTGATTGCCGACGCCGAGTCATTCATCGAATTGCTTAATAAGTCGGGCCATCGTATTTCGCCATCTGTCGTGACTATTTTAAAAAAGAAGCATTCCTCAAAATAA
- a CDS encoding UPF0175 family protein, which produces MYATNVRNLKRNPSEALRHAEQEPVLVLKGNQPNAVILHLEKSLEQTCQQLRPALAASLFKEKVLSLGAAAQVSGLSLSEFIEHLTDLDIDLVEPDKQTEHELDALDQWLSS; this is translated from the coding sequence ATGTATGCCACGAATGTCAGAAATTTAAAACGCAACCCGTCCGAGGCGCTACGTCATGCGGAACAGGAACCTGTTCTAGTGCTTAAAGGCAATCAACCCAATGCCGTCATCCTTCATCTTGAAAAATCGCTTGAACAGACCTGCCAACAATTGAGACCGGCTTTGGCTGCGAGTTTATTCAAAGAAAAAGTGCTGTCTTTAGGCGCGGCCGCCCAAGTCAGCGGTTTAAGCCTGTCAGAATTTATCGAACATTTAACCGATTTGGATATCGACTTGGTCGAGCCTGATAAACAAACGGAACATGAGTTGGATGCTTTGGATCAATGGCTGTCGTCATAG
- a CDS encoding type II toxin-antitoxin system Phd/YefM family antitoxin: protein MKVELVTTLKRQATKILADLHETKEPVLITEHGQPSAYLVDVDDYELMQNRLAVLEGIARGEMAVMENRTFSQQEAIDKMSKWLK from the coding sequence ATGAAAGTTGAACTTGTAACCACTTTGAAACGCCAGGCTACTAAAATTCTGGCGGACTTGCATGAGACAAAAGAGCCCGTGCTAATTACCGAACATGGGCAACCATCTGCTTATTTAGTGGATGTAGACGATTACGAACTGATGCAAAATCGATTAGCTGTGCTTGAAGGGATTGCCAGAGGGGAAATGGCTGTTATGGAAAATCGCACATTCAGCCAGCAAGAAGCGATCGATAAAATGAGTAAATGGCTCAAATAG
- a CDS encoding type II toxin-antitoxin system RelE/ParE family toxin encodes MAQIVWTEPAVANLNDIAEYIALDNFTAARSLVQRVFSVVERLEQFPESGRIPPELTDSRYREVIVGPCRVFYRYQVEQEKVLILYVMRAERMLRNYLIEEKAKLNK; translated from the coding sequence ATGGCTCAAATAGTTTGGACCGAGCCTGCTGTAGCTAATCTGAATGATATTGCCGAATATATTGCGTTGGATAATTTCACGGCTGCGCGGAGTCTGGTGCAAAGAGTCTTTTCCGTTGTTGAACGGCTTGAGCAATTTCCTGAGTCGGGCAGAATACCGCCTGAATTAACCGATTCAAGATATAGAGAAGTTATCGTTGGTCCTTGTCGGGTTTTCTATCGTTACCAAGTCGAACAGGAAAAAGTCTTGATTTTGTACGTAATGAGAGCGGAAAGGATGCTCCGAAATTATTTGATTGAGGAAAAGGCAAAGCTGAATAAATAA
- a CDS encoding REP-associated tyrosine transposase, whose amino-acid sequence MSRSSYRVLINNCPHFMTATINYWLPLFTRPQTVGIVLDSWRFLQQTAGFRLYGYVILENHLHLIAASEDLNHDMQRFKSYTAKQIIAYLERQRSGKLLHMLAFFKRAYKQESRYQVWEEGSHPQLIESESVMRQKLDYIHQNPVKRGYVDRPEHWRYSSARNYLGQEGLINVIREW is encoded by the coding sequence ATGTCCAGAAGCAGTTACCGAGTTCTCATTAATAACTGTCCGCATTTTATGACGGCGACGATCAATTACTGGTTGCCGCTGTTCACGCGCCCGCAAACGGTCGGCATTGTGCTGGACTCCTGGCGCTTTCTTCAGCAAACGGCCGGTTTTCGATTATACGGTTATGTCATCCTGGAAAATCATCTGCATTTGATCGCCGCTTCGGAAGATTTGAATCACGACATGCAGCGTTTCAAGTCTTATACAGCGAAACAAATCATTGCGTATTTGGAGAGACAGCGGTCTGGCAAGTTGTTGCATATGCTGGCGTTTTTCAAACGCGCTTACAAGCAGGAAAGCCGCTATCAGGTTTGGGAGGAAGGCAGTCATCCGCAACTGATCGAGTCCGAGTCAGTGATGCGGCAGAAGTTGGACTATATCCATCAAAACCCAGTGAAACGCGGCTATGTCGATCGGCCGGAGCATTGGCGCTATTCCAGTGCGCGTAATTATCTGGGTCAGGAGGGTTTGATCAATGTTATCCGAGAGTGGTGA
- a CDS encoding DNA phosphorothioation-associated putative methyltransferase, with amino-acid sequence MLGKKVVNNVYWHTSLTPEQASKIQAKIAEAERLAQVRADVDYNVVKCDLNSQRLSLLYYLDFFDTPFPVLNKSYRIDLDQHRVEKRNYDTSLNPPILHRKELLLSEQHPRVSDYKELTATAEQLGLFDNPVAIGFKQAWENLIAEKGFRLIDGEFMPIGNLESDIEQPNEAVQTNQISRHLTALSRSNLSAPMQCLARHGFLDGNLSVFDYGCGKGDDIRNLSANDIQVSGWDPHYAPDQPKQRADIVNLGFVINVIENIQERLEALLGAYELTQQVLVVSAMLFNQNALKGQAFNDGVITQRNTFQKYFTQTELKEFLSETLDTDAIPVAPGIFFVFKDKDAEQRFLLDRQRSRRNLLRLTQRPSSPAEPKLSRNEEKYRAYRHLLDPLWQQTLELGRLPEKTEIDSLVELTAAFGTANKALRFMLNQFDEDMLEQARLSRIDDLLTYFALQTFSKRKAYKHLDATLQKDIKAFFGDYKEALAQAQTVLFQIGNAELIETNCQQATEQGLGYLDDENALHLHTSVVQQLPAVLRIYIGCATILYGDIEQTDLIKIHSQSGKLSLMRYDDFENQPLPRLLERVKINLRAQTFDLYQYGDEYEPTYLYLKSRYINEEFSHYAEQLNFDEQLQALNLFDLSGYGPKPEEFQQTLEQHRWEINDFELIRCRSLPSLDNPCGNYLTYRQLIECGETQHSSGLPNLPKQADSYTALYELATHILDPVIDYFGMIRLTYGFCSHELGRLIKKRVAPKLDQHAVHELNTRKNLICPRLGAAVDFIVEDEDMREVADWIAENTPFDRLYFYGDDRPIHVSYGPEQKREYVDLVMTDSGRQVPKKRRITH; translated from the coding sequence ATGTTAGGTAAAAAAGTCGTCAACAACGTTTATTGGCATACCAGCTTAACGCCCGAGCAAGCGTCTAAAATTCAGGCGAAAATAGCAGAGGCGGAACGCTTGGCTCAGGTTCGAGCGGATGTCGATTACAACGTCGTCAAATGCGATCTCAACAGCCAAAGACTGTCCTTGCTCTATTATTTGGACTTTTTCGATACCCCGTTTCCGGTATTGAACAAAAGTTACCGTATCGACCTGGACCAACATCGCGTCGAAAAACGCAATTATGACACCTCGTTGAACCCGCCTATCCTGCATCGCAAGGAACTGTTGCTGAGCGAACAGCATCCGCGCGTTTCAGACTACAAGGAACTCACCGCTACCGCCGAACAACTCGGCCTGTTCGATAATCCGGTCGCAATTGGTTTTAAACAAGCCTGGGAGAACCTGATTGCCGAAAAAGGCTTTCGGTTGATCGATGGCGAATTCATGCCAATCGGCAATCTGGAAAGCGATATTGAACAACCCAATGAAGCCGTCCAAACCAACCAAATCTCACGCCACTTGACCGCACTCTCGCGCAGCAATCTATCCGCTCCGATGCAATGTCTGGCCCGACATGGGTTTTTAGACGGTAATTTATCCGTGTTCGATTACGGCTGCGGCAAGGGCGACGATATTCGCAATCTCAGCGCCAACGACATTCAGGTATCCGGTTGGGACCCGCATTATGCCCCCGACCAACCCAAGCAAAGAGCCGATATCGTCAACCTAGGCTTTGTCATCAACGTTATCGAGAATATCCAGGAACGCCTGGAAGCCTTATTAGGTGCCTACGAATTAACCCAACAAGTCTTAGTCGTTTCGGCCATGCTGTTTAACCAGAACGCCTTGAAAGGGCAAGCTTTCAACGATGGCGTCATCACGCAGCGCAATACCTTTCAGAAATATTTCACCCAGACCGAACTCAAGGAATTCCTCAGCGAAACCTTAGACACCGACGCGATTCCGGTCGCCCCCGGAATCTTCTTTGTTTTCAAGGACAAAGACGCCGAACAACGCTTCTTGCTCGATCGCCAACGCAGCCGTCGCAATCTCCTGCGCCTGACACAACGCCCATCGTCGCCCGCCGAACCAAAACTATCGCGCAACGAGGAAAAATACCGGGCCTACCGGCATTTGCTCGATCCGCTGTGGCAACAAACTCTGGAACTAGGACGCCTGCCGGAAAAGACTGAAATCGATTCCTTGGTCGAACTCACAGCAGCCTTCGGCACTGCCAACAAAGCCCTGCGCTTCATGCTGAATCAGTTTGATGAAGACATGCTAGAACAGGCCCGCCTAAGCCGCATCGATGACTTGCTCACCTACTTCGCCTTGCAAACCTTTTCCAAACGAAAAGCCTACAAACATTTGGATGCAACCCTGCAAAAAGACATCAAGGCCTTCTTCGGCGATTACAAAGAGGCGCTTGCCCAAGCTCAAACCGTACTATTTCAAATCGGCAATGCGGAACTCATTGAAACCAATTGCCAACAGGCCACCGAACAAGGCTTAGGCTATCTCGACGACGAAAATGCCCTGCATCTACACACCAGCGTCGTACAGCAACTGCCCGCTGTGTTAAGAATCTATATCGGTTGCGCAACCATTCTTTACGGCGATATCGAACAAACCGATTTAATCAAGATCCATAGCCAATCCGGCAAACTCAGCTTGATGCGTTACGACGATTTTGAAAATCAACCGTTACCTCGCCTGCTCGAACGCGTCAAAATCAATCTGCGCGCCCAAACGTTCGACTTGTATCAATACGGCGACGAATACGAACCGACGTATCTCTATCTGAAGTCTCGCTACATAAACGAGGAATTCTCGCATTACGCAGAACAACTTAACTTCGACGAACAGCTGCAAGCTTTGAATTTGTTCGATTTAAGCGGATACGGCCCAAAACCCGAAGAGTTTCAACAAACCTTGGAACAACACCGCTGGGAAATCAACGATTTCGAACTGATTCGCTGCCGCAGCCTGCCCAGCCTCGACAATCCGTGCGGCAATTATCTCACCTATCGCCAACTGATCGAATGCGGCGAAACCCAGCACAGCAGCGGCTTGCCCAATCTACCCAAACAAGCCGACAGCTACACCGCGCTTTACGAATTAGCCACCCACATACTTGATCCGGTCATCGACTATTTCGGCATGATTCGGCTAACTTACGGCTTCTGTTCACACGAATTAGGCAGATTGATTAAAAAACGGGTTGCGCCAAAACTCGATCAACATGCCGTGCACGAACTCAATACGCGCAAGAATCTCATTTGCCCGCGCCTGGGCGCCGCCGTCGACTTCATCGTCGAAGACGAAGACATGCGCGAAGTCGCCGACTGGATCGCCGAAAACACCCCATTCGATCGATTGTACTTTTACGGCGATGACCGGCCCATACATGTCAGTTATGGACCAGAACAGAAAAGAGAATATGTGGATTTGGTGATGACCGATTCGGGGCGGCAAGTTCCCAAGAAACGACGCATAACTCATTAG
- a CDS encoding cysteine desulfurase family protein: protein MDTPIYLDYAATTPMAPEAVEAMLPYLTKKGTFANASAIQHCFGETAEAVVEQARNEIAELLRAKARDFVFTSGATESNNLAIKGIAQTYQDRGKHLITSAIEHKSVLDTCKTLETQGFSITYLRPNSDGRIDLNDLLNAITDETILVSIMHVNNETGVIQPIEEFAEALADKDLFLHVDAAQSAGKLAIDLSATPIDLLSMSAHKFYGPKGIGCLYIRNRKQTGLTPLLHGGGQEQGLRPGTLPTHQINAMAAAFKLAHKQIAQDFTHCKRLKQTLLEILQQIDGVALNGDQDHILPNIINVSFDQVGSDSLIIALRDRLAISSGSACNSGAIEASHVLRAMGIEGDRLYGAIRISLGRYTTEKEIRQAGQIIIEEVARLRELAQI from the coding sequence TTGGATACACCTATATATCTCGATTACGCCGCTACCACGCCAATGGCGCCCGAAGCCGTAGAGGCAATGCTTCCTTATTTAACAAAAAAAGGTACATTCGCTAATGCTTCAGCCATTCAACACTGTTTTGGCGAAACCGCGGAAGCGGTTGTCGAACAGGCGCGTAATGAAATCGCCGAATTATTGCGCGCTAAAGCCAGGGATTTTGTATTTACATCAGGCGCCACCGAATCCAACAATCTTGCCATTAAAGGTATCGCGCAAACTTATCAAGACCGAGGCAAACACCTCATTACCTCGGCCATAGAGCATAAATCGGTTTTAGACACCTGCAAAACTCTGGAAACTCAAGGCTTCTCAATCACCTATTTGCGCCCTAACAGCGATGGCCGCATAGACTTGAATGACCTTTTAAACGCCATCACGGACGAGACGATTCTGGTGTCGATCATGCACGTCAATAACGAAACCGGCGTGATACAACCGATCGAGGAATTCGCCGAGGCGCTTGCCGATAAAGACCTATTTCTCCATGTCGATGCCGCCCAAAGCGCGGGAAAATTAGCAATCGACCTATCGGCTACGCCTATCGATCTACTATCGATGTCGGCGCATAAATTTTACGGCCCCAAAGGCATCGGCTGCCTGTATATTCGCAATCGTAAGCAAACCGGATTGACGCCGTTATTGCATGGCGGCGGTCAAGAACAGGGCCTGCGCCCCGGCACTTTGCCCACCCATCAAATAAATGCGATGGCGGCCGCTTTTAAGCTTGCTCATAAACAGATTGCCCAAGACTTCACGCATTGCAAGCGTTTGAAGCAAACGTTATTAGAAATTTTGCAACAAATCGACGGGGTCGCCCTTAACGGCGACCAGGACCACATATTGCCGAATATCATCAACGTCAGTTTCGACCAGGTCGGTTCCGACTCACTCATTATCGCATTACGGGATCGACTCGCCATTTCCTCGGGTTCGGCCTGTAACAGCGGCGCGATCGAAGCCTCGCATGTTTTGCGTGCAATGGGAATCGAAGGCGATAGACTCTACGGCGCCATCCGGATAAGCTTGGGTCGTTACACGACCGAAAAAGAAATCCGACAAGCCGGACAAATCATTATCGAGGAAGTCGCCCGCTTAAGAGAGCTCGCTCAGATTTAA
- a CDS encoding helix-turn-helix transcriptional regulator — translation MSKQKSQATQQRRSLVLESIRRLSGKSLRWVTGSEIVRDLTAQGYDVAAHHIRRDLKALLPLHPQLEVNDNSKGDEGPVNGLPFGYRWVGTDVEPSTGLTLPEALSLVMVERYLGQSLPVLLTQSLNDLFEKAQQTLDLHKKSQVTHWPDKISVIQPAQTLLPPDIDSAISATVHEALIKEKQLEVTYQSIHRESAKEKTYRLHPLGLIQRGPVTYLVAMANDYEDAYIYALHRILSANSLEDGSRQKSGFNLNHYAQKRGHFGSGESILFKARIVNNLSDTLQETPLHASQSITEDDNPGYKILQAELPNTWQLRWWILGEGDRIEVLGPKTLRDDIAETLRNAVKQY, via the coding sequence ATGAGTAAGCAGAAATCCCAAGCAACGCAACAACGACGCAGTCTGGTTCTGGAAAGCATTCGCCGCCTTAGCGGTAAAAGTCTACGTTGGGTGACGGGAAGCGAAATTGTCCGGGATTTAACGGCACAGGGATACGACGTAGCCGCCCACCATATTCGGCGAGATTTAAAAGCCTTGTTGCCGCTGCATCCGCAGTTGGAAGTCAACGACAACAGCAAAGGCGACGAAGGCCCCGTCAACGGTTTACCCTTCGGTTACCGCTGGGTCGGAACCGATGTCGAGCCAAGCACCGGCTTGACGTTGCCGGAGGCTTTGTCATTGGTGATGGTCGAACGTTATCTGGGCCAATCGTTACCGGTATTGCTCACCCAATCGCTAAACGATTTATTTGAAAAAGCCCAGCAGACTCTGGACTTGCACAAGAAAAGCCAAGTCACCCATTGGCCGGATAAAATCAGCGTGATACAACCGGCGCAAACGCTGTTACCGCCCGATATCGATTCCGCCATATCGGCGACGGTACACGAAGCCTTGATCAAAGAAAAACAACTTGAAGTCACCTATCAGTCGATTCATCGTGAATCAGCCAAGGAAAAAACCTATCGTTTGCATCCATTGGGCCTGATCCAGCGAGGGCCGGTCACCTATTTGGTGGCGATGGCCAACGATTATGAAGACGCCTATATTTATGCGCTGCACCGCATCCTATCGGCCAACTCACTGGAAGACGGCAGTCGACAAAAAAGCGGTTTCAACCTGAATCATTACGCACAAAAACGAGGTCACTTCGGGTCGGGCGAATCGATTCTATTTAAAGCCAGAATCGTTAACAATCTCTCCGATACCCTTCAAGAAACGCCTTTGCATGCCTCGCAATCGATCACCGAAGACGACAATCCGGGCTACAAGATCCTTCAAGCGGAATTGCCGAATACCTGGCAACTGCGCTGGTGGATTCTCGGCGAGGGAGACAGAATTGAAGTGTTGGGGCCAAAAACTTTGCGCGATGATATTGCCGAAACATTGAGAAACGCGGTTAAGCAATATTGA
- a CDS encoding exonuclease SbcCD subunit D, with translation MKFIHTSDWHLGRQFHNVSLLEDQRHVLAQLIGHIEREAVDAVIVSGDIYDRSVPPALAVELLDDVLHTICSELGVPVLIIPGNHDGAERLRFASRQLSKAGLHILGDLGRITEPVVLCDVAFYGIPYNDPESVRNRFGVEVTGHDEAHGYLVEQIKAAKAGNRPAVLLSHCFIDGATESESERPLSIGGADRVDAEPFADFDYVALGHLHSPQWKGCEHIRYSGSILKYSFSEQHHNKGVTLVELDGNGFKSATHLSLQPLRDMRVLEGELATLIEQGKTDPNNEDYLLIRLADKHAILDPMGKLREVYPNVLHLEKPGMMETGEQRADREKLKRGELEMFRDFFQQVAGQELTPEQDEAVRRTIATLHKGEGERV, from the coding sequence ATGAAATTCATCCATACCTCCGACTGGCATCTCGGGCGCCAGTTTCACAATGTTTCCTTGCTTGAAGACCAGCGCCATGTGTTGGCGCAGTTGATCGGCCATATCGAACGCGAAGCGGTCGATGCGGTGATCGTTTCCGGCGATATTTACGACCGCTCGGTGCCGCCGGCGCTGGCGGTCGAGCTGCTCGACGACGTGTTGCATACCATTTGCAGCGAACTGGGCGTGCCGGTGCTGATTATTCCCGGCAATCATGACGGCGCCGAACGGTTGCGCTTCGCTTCGCGGCAACTCAGTAAAGCCGGCCTGCATATTCTCGGCGATCTCGGCCGGATCACCGAGCCGGTGGTGCTTTGCGATGTCGCTTTTTACGGCATTCCGTACAACGATCCCGAATCCGTCCGCAACCGCTTCGGCGTCGAGGTGACCGGCCACGACGAAGCGCACGGCTATCTCGTCGAACAAATAAAGGCGGCGAAAGCGGGCAACAGGCCGGCCGTGCTGCTGAGCCATTGTTTCATCGACGGCGCGACCGAGTCCGAATCCGAGCGCCCCTTATCGATCGGCGGCGCGGACCGGGTCGACGCCGAACCGTTCGCGGATTTCGATTATGTCGCGCTCGGTCATCTGCACAGCCCGCAATGGAAAGGTTGCGAGCACATCCGTTATTCCGGCTCGATTCTGAAATACAGTTTCTCCGAACAGCATCATAACAAGGGCGTGACCCTGGTCGAGCTGGACGGCAATGGTTTCAAATCCGCCACCCACTTATCGCTGCAGCCGCTGCGCGACATGCGCGTTCTGGAAGGCGAACTGGCGACACTGATCGAACAAGGCAAAACCGATCCCAACAACGAAGATTATCTGTTGATCAGGCTGGCCGACAAGCATGCGATCCTCGATCCGATGGGGAAATTGCGCGAGGTCTATCCCAATGTATTGCACTTGGAAAAGCCGGGCATGATGGAGACCGGCGAACAACGTGCCGACCGGGAAAAGTTGAAACGCGGCGAACTGGAGATGTTTCGGGACTTTTTCCAACAGGTCGCGGGACAGGAATTGACGCCGGAGCAGGACGAGGCCGTCAGACGGACCATCGCCACGCTGCATAAAGGCGAAGGAGAGCGTGTATGA